From a region of the Tenggerimyces flavus genome:
- a CDS encoding bifunctional 4-hydroxy-2-oxoglutarate aldolase/2-dehydro-3-deoxy-phosphogluconate aldolase — MVDVTEYFARTRLVPVVVLNDAAGAGPLADALVAGGLRTAEVTFRTDAAVAAIERMAEHPEMLVGAGTVVTPQQADEAVAAGARYIVSPGFSSRVVTHCLQLGIPVFPGVATATEIQMALDAGLDTVKFFPAGQLGGPASVKALAAPFRNVKFVPTGGVTTDNLADYLAIKAVLAVGGTWMVAPDLLEAGDWAEVTKRTAAAVAAAKGEQQ, encoded by the coding sequence GTGGTCGACGTCACCGAATACTTCGCCAGGACTCGACTCGTTCCGGTGGTCGTGCTGAACGACGCTGCCGGGGCGGGACCGCTCGCGGATGCGCTGGTGGCGGGAGGGTTGAGGACGGCCGAGGTCACGTTCCGCACCGATGCCGCCGTCGCGGCGATCGAGCGGATGGCGGAGCATCCGGAGATGCTCGTCGGCGCCGGGACGGTGGTCACGCCGCAGCAGGCGGACGAGGCGGTCGCGGCCGGTGCCCGGTACATCGTCAGCCCTGGCTTCAGCTCGCGCGTCGTCACGCACTGCCTGCAACTCGGCATCCCGGTGTTCCCCGGCGTCGCGACCGCGACCGAGATCCAGATGGCGCTCGACGCGGGCCTCGACACCGTGAAGTTCTTCCCCGCCGGCCAGCTCGGCGGGCCGGCGTCGGTGAAGGCGCTGGCGGCGCCGTTCCGGAACGTCAAGTTCGTCCCGACCGGCGGCGTCACGACCGACAACCTTGCCGACTACCTCGCGATCAAGGCCGTGCTCGCGGTCGGCGGCACCTGGATGGTGGCGCCGGACCTGCTCGAGGCCGGCGACTGGGCCGAGGTCACCAAGCGCACGGCCGCCGCGGTCGCGGCGGCGAAGGGAGAGCAACAGTGA
- a CDS encoding sugar kinase codes for MSLEIRPASECRYDLVSLGEIMLRLDPGELRVRTAREFRAWEGGGEYNVARGLRRCFGLRTGVVTAFADNEIGRLLEDLILQGGVDTTFVKWVPYDGIGRTVRNGINFTERGFGARGAVGTSDRGHTAASQLKPEDVDWDHLFGTLGVRWLHTGGIYAALSDTTPDVIEAALTAAHDNGTIVSYDLNYRPSLWKSIGGKERAQEVNRKLARLVDVMIGNEEDFTASLGFEVSDTDENLTDLDVGNFQRMIEAVTKEYPNFKVTATTLRGVHSATVNDWGAIAWSADAGFVQATHRPKLEILDRVGGGDSFASGLIYGLLEKGDLAVAVEYGAAHGALAMTTPGDTSMANLKEVEALVGGAGARVQR; via the coding sequence GTGAGCCTGGAGATCCGCCCTGCCAGCGAGTGCCGCTACGACCTGGTGTCGCTCGGCGAGATCATGCTGCGCCTCGACCCCGGCGAGCTGCGCGTCCGTACGGCACGGGAGTTCCGCGCGTGGGAGGGCGGCGGCGAGTACAACGTCGCCCGCGGTCTGCGGCGTTGCTTCGGCCTCAGGACGGGCGTCGTCACGGCGTTCGCGGACAACGAGATCGGCCGGCTGCTCGAGGATCTGATCCTGCAAGGCGGCGTTGACACCACGTTCGTGAAGTGGGTGCCGTACGACGGAATAGGCCGCACCGTAAGGAACGGAATCAACTTCACCGAGCGCGGCTTCGGCGCTCGCGGCGCCGTCGGCACCTCTGACCGCGGCCACACGGCGGCGTCCCAGCTGAAGCCGGAGGATGTCGACTGGGACCACTTGTTCGGCACCCTCGGCGTCCGCTGGCTGCACACCGGCGGCATCTATGCCGCGCTGTCCGACACGACGCCGGATGTGATCGAGGCGGCGCTGACCGCGGCGCACGACAACGGGACGATTGTCTCGTACGACCTGAACTACCGGCCCAGCCTGTGGAAGTCGATCGGCGGCAAGGAGCGCGCGCAGGAGGTCAACCGCAAGCTCGCGCGGCTCGTCGACGTGATGATCGGGAACGAGGAGGACTTCACTGCCTCGTTGGGATTCGAGGTCTCGGACACCGACGAGAACCTCACCGATCTCGACGTCGGCAACTTCCAGCGGATGATCGAAGCCGTGACGAAGGAGTACCCGAACTTCAAGGTCACCGCCACCACGCTGCGCGGCGTACACAGCGCGACCGTCAACGACTGGGGCGCGATCGCCTGGTCGGCGGATGCCGGCTTCGTGCAGGCGACGCACCGCCCGAAGCTGGAGATCCTCGACCGCGTCGGCGGCGGCGACAGCTTCGCGTCCGGACTGATCTATGGCCTTCTAGAGAAGGGCGATCTCGCGGTCGCGGTCGAGTACGGTGCCGCCCACGGCGCGCTCGCGATGACCACGCCAGGCGACACCTCGATGGCCAACCTCAAGGAAGTCGAGGCCCTCGTCGGAGGGGCCGGAGCCCGCGTCCAGCGCTAG
- a CDS encoding SpoIIE family protein phosphatase — translation MTVGPQTPDSELLSAMLHLVPCAVVVVDGAGRIRMWNDAAESLLGWSADEVIGQDASTLGIATADPDETVRGFALIRDEGTWEGHYPLFRRDGESIVCAVRARTVQPEGNVMFAIEEVTTARMVSETASLLDALMTASPVGLAFFDSELRFVRVNEALARMTGRPIAEHLGKRPEEAVPELADTLVPNLWRVTRLGRPVVGQELRAMSATPGAPEGTWLCNFYPWQPGTATPFGAGLAVVDVTARRRVEDERALLLEAEQAARKELERVRDRLAFVALAGSRLASTLDVGMALETVADLVVPEFGRFCILDMWDGRRLNRVHVREDEQFRTNLVQEMLDLSGSQRENHPAIKSVRTGRPVVIPETTEAILEEMYDDPKARRVVLEATGGSSFVTLPLITRGRVIGVLTLQGPGQEGRSSTVDEDVALLQQVSTRAAQAIDNAQLYRQAQQSLRELEAVERQQRQAAVTLQSSLLPKSPLESKDLDIAIRYRPGTMGTQAGGDWYDVIEITPGRTAMVIGDVMGRGLQAAAFMGQLRMAIRAYARLDLPPKQMLELLDGVVSDLGEAEIVTCVYGVFDSRRGTLTYASAGHLPLLLVDRPGRVRRLDHEIGLPLGVGSYAAPEHVVSFAPGTLAVLYTDGLVEHRQRDIDAGIDKLIETLAGASGDLESMADAILRELKPHDDYDDDVAVLFARARTITDDPTTGELSVTLPNDVQAVPLARAKVEETLQQWGISGDLLDNIVLTADELVTNALRHGRPPVRLQLRQSERAVIVDVHDGTAVPPREVNADADDEGGRGLQLVRLLSTEWGWRRTQRGKTVWCEHALPVSIVR, via the coding sequence GTGACGGTGGGTCCGCAGACGCCGGACAGCGAGCTGCTGTCGGCGATGCTGCACCTCGTCCCCTGCGCGGTCGTCGTCGTGGACGGAGCCGGCCGGATCCGGATGTGGAACGACGCGGCGGAGAGCCTGCTCGGCTGGTCCGCCGACGAAGTGATCGGGCAGGACGCCTCGACGCTCGGCATCGCGACGGCGGACCCCGACGAGACCGTCCGGGGCTTCGCGCTGATCCGCGACGAGGGCACCTGGGAGGGCCACTACCCGCTGTTCCGCCGCGACGGCGAGTCCATCGTCTGCGCGGTGCGGGCGCGAACGGTCCAGCCCGAGGGCAACGTGATGTTCGCGATCGAAGAGGTCACGACCGCGCGGATGGTCTCGGAGACCGCGAGCCTGCTGGACGCGCTGATGACCGCCTCACCGGTGGGGTTGGCGTTCTTCGACAGCGAGCTGCGGTTCGTCCGCGTGAACGAGGCGCTGGCCCGGATGACCGGCCGGCCGATCGCCGAGCACCTCGGCAAGCGGCCCGAGGAGGCCGTGCCGGAACTCGCCGACACGCTCGTACCGAACCTGTGGCGCGTCACCCGCCTCGGCCGGCCCGTCGTCGGCCAGGAGCTGCGGGCGATGTCGGCCACGCCTGGCGCGCCCGAGGGCACCTGGCTGTGCAACTTCTACCCCTGGCAGCCGGGCACGGCGACGCCGTTCGGGGCCGGGCTCGCCGTGGTCGACGTGACCGCGCGGCGGCGCGTCGAGGACGAACGGGCGCTGCTGCTCGAAGCCGAGCAGGCGGCCCGCAAGGAGCTCGAACGGGTCCGCGACCGGCTCGCGTTCGTGGCGCTCGCCGGAAGCCGGCTCGCCTCGACGCTGGACGTCGGGATGGCGCTGGAGACCGTCGCCGATCTGGTCGTCCCGGAGTTCGGGCGGTTCTGCATCCTCGACATGTGGGACGGGCGCCGGCTCAACCGCGTGCACGTCCGCGAGGACGAGCAGTTCCGCACCAACCTGGTGCAGGAGATGCTCGACCTGTCCGGATCCCAGCGCGAGAACCATCCGGCGATCAAGTCGGTGCGGACCGGTCGGCCGGTCGTGATCCCGGAGACCACGGAGGCCATCCTCGAGGAGATGTACGACGACCCGAAGGCTCGTCGGGTCGTCCTCGAGGCGACGGGTGGAAGCAGCTTCGTGACCCTGCCGCTGATCACCCGCGGCCGTGTGATCGGTGTGCTCACGCTGCAAGGGCCGGGACAGGAAGGGCGTTCGTCGACCGTCGACGAGGACGTCGCGCTACTCCAGCAGGTCTCGACGCGGGCCGCGCAGGCCATCGACAACGCGCAGCTGTATCGCCAAGCCCAGCAGAGCTTGCGGGAGCTGGAGGCGGTCGAGCGCCAGCAACGGCAGGCGGCGGTGACGTTGCAGTCCTCGCTGTTGCCGAAGAGTCCGCTCGAGTCCAAGGATCTCGACATCGCGATCCGGTACAGGCCGGGAACCATGGGCACCCAGGCCGGCGGCGACTGGTACGACGTCATCGAGATCACGCCCGGGCGTACGGCGATGGTGATCGGCGACGTGATGGGCCGCGGCCTGCAGGCAGCCGCTTTCATGGGTCAGCTGCGCATGGCGATCCGCGCGTACGCACGGCTGGATCTGCCACCGAAGCAGATGCTCGAACTTCTCGACGGGGTGGTGTCGGATCTCGGCGAGGCGGAGATCGTCACCTGTGTGTACGGGGTGTTCGACTCCCGGCGCGGGACGTTGACGTACGCGTCCGCGGGACATTTGCCTTTGCTGCTTGTGGATCGGCCCGGTCGGGTACGGCGGTTGGACCACGAGATCGGGCTGCCGCTCGGCGTAGGCTCGTACGCGGCGCCGGAGCACGTGGTGTCGTTCGCCCCTGGAACGTTGGCGGTCCTCTACACCGACGGCTTGGTCGAGCACCGTCAACGTGACATTGACGCGGGGATCGACAAGCTGATCGAGACGTTGGCCGGCGCATCGGGCGACCTGGAGTCGATGGCGGACGCGATCCTGCGCGAGCTGAAGCCCCACGACGACTACGACGACGATGTCGCAGTCCTGTTCGCTCGGGCTCGGACGATCACCGACGACCCGACGACCGGCGAGCTGTCGGTGACGTTGCCGAACGACGTACAGGCCGTACCCTTGGCTCGGGCCAAGGTGGAGGAAACCCTGCAGCAGTGGGGGATTTCCGGCGATCTGCTTGACAACATCGTGTTGACAGCGGACGAGCTGGTGACGAACGCGCTACGCCACGGGCGGCCTCCCGTTCGGCTGCAGCTGCGCCAGAGCGAGCGCGCGGTGATCGTCGACGTTCACGACGGAACGGCCGTACCGCCGCGCGAGGTCAACGCCGACGCCGACGACGAGGGCGGCCGTGGCCTCCAGCTCGTCCGGCTGCTGTCCACCGAATGGGGCTGGCGCCGTACCCAACGCGGCAAGACCGTCTGGTGCGAGCACGCCCTCCCGGTGAGTATCGTCCGCTAG
- a CDS encoding FGGY family carbohydrate kinase, with translation MTGGRVLALDLGTSSVRALVCDASAAPLPGLLARRAVEPQQDEDGRAEVDPDVYVAGLVECLDELSAAGSLDGISVVATSSQWHSVLAISADGRPASPVLTWLDTRAPAPSEPADPEAFHRRTGAWVHPLYWTAKAPFVRSSVAGAVRFRGLPDYVRGVLLGDDSTSLSVASGTGLLDVGAGHWDAEALAIAGLAENEVPPISDAPGRLASKWAARWPALATADWQPVLGDGAASNLGAGCATSDALAVTVGTSAALRVVHGGDEAPDLPWGAWRYRVDAERLVTGVAFSGGGVLHAWAVRLLGLDKDAEPTVAPGRSGLLSVPLHAGSRPPGSAPAGSGLVYGLSLDTSAEEFLAATLEGVAIEVARAAELLEKAFGRRLEIVLGGGATHASPWWRRTFAATLDRPVLLASDPEVGARGAAALALNLAVDRPVEIVRPDPGDVKAMAAARSRYDALRNGLDQPH, from the coding sequence GTGACCGGAGGTCGGGTGCTGGCACTCGACCTCGGAACGTCCTCCGTACGCGCGCTGGTGTGCGACGCGTCCGCCGCTCCGCTGCCGGGTCTGCTGGCGCGGCGGGCAGTCGAGCCGCAGCAGGACGAGGACGGTCGCGCCGAGGTCGATCCTGACGTGTACGTGGCGGGGCTGGTGGAGTGCCTCGACGAGCTCTCCGCGGCGGGGTCGCTGGACGGGATCTCGGTGGTCGCGACGTCGTCGCAGTGGCACTCGGTGCTGGCCATCTCCGCCGACGGGCGGCCGGCTTCACCCGTGCTGACCTGGCTCGACACGCGGGCGCCCGCGCCGTCGGAGCCTGCCGATCCGGAGGCGTTCCACCGCCGGACCGGCGCGTGGGTGCACCCGCTCTACTGGACCGCGAAGGCGCCGTTCGTCCGCTCGTCGGTGGCCGGCGCGGTGCGCTTCCGCGGGCTGCCGGACTACGTACGCGGCGTGCTGCTCGGCGACGACAGCACCTCGCTCTCGGTCGCCTCGGGAACGGGGCTGCTCGACGTCGGCGCCGGCCACTGGGACGCCGAGGCACTGGCGATCGCCGGGCTCGCCGAGAACGAGGTGCCGCCGATCTCCGACGCCCCTGGCAGGCTCGCGTCGAAGTGGGCCGCGCGCTGGCCCGCCCTCGCCACCGCCGACTGGCAGCCCGTCCTCGGCGACGGCGCGGCTTCGAACCTCGGCGCCGGCTGCGCGACCTCCGACGCGCTGGCGGTGACGGTGGGGACGTCGGCCGCGCTGCGGGTCGTTCACGGCGGCGACGAGGCGCCGGACCTGCCCTGGGGCGCCTGGCGCTACCGCGTCGATGCCGAACGCCTGGTCACCGGCGTCGCGTTCTCCGGCGGCGGCGTGCTGCACGCGTGGGCCGTGCGGTTGCTCGGCCTGGACAAGGACGCTGAGCCGACGGTCGCGCCCGGGCGGAGCGGGCTGCTGTCCGTACCCCTGCACGCCGGCAGCCGGCCGCCCGGATCGGCCCCGGCCGGGTCCGGGCTGGTGTACGGGCTGTCGCTGGACACCTCCGCGGAGGAGTTCCTGGCGGCGACGCTGGAGGGTGTCGCGATCGAGGTGGCTCGGGCGGCGGAACTGCTGGAGAAGGCGTTCGGCCGGCGGCTGGAGATCGTCCTCGGCGGCGGCGCGACGCACGCGTCGCCGTGGTGGCGGCGTACGTTCGCGGCCACGCTGGACCGCCCGGTCCTGCTCGCGTCCGACCCCGAGGTCGGCGCCCGCGGCGCCGCGGCGCTCGCGTTGAACCTCGCAGTGGACCGCCCCGTGGAGATCGTACGTCCCGATCCGGGCGATGTTAAGGCGATGGCAGCGGCCCGATCTCGCTATGACGCCCTCAGAAACGGTCTCGATCAGCCACACTGA
- a CDS encoding alpha,alpha-trehalose-phosphate synthase (UDP-forming): MTPGVAPDKPKRRPAMKSAFVVVANRLPVDQTTDPDGTVRWRRSPGGLVTALEPVMRANKGAWIGWSGSSDDGDERQEPFDEAGMHLIPMQLTSDDVEEYYEGFSNGTLWPLYHDVIAQPVFHREWWDAYTKVNERFARAAAEVADEGAVVWVHDYQLQLVPEMLRALRPDLRIGFFLHIPFPPNELFARLPWRRQILRGLLGADLVGFQRPGAAANFLRLTRRMLGHQTQADRAILADGRIVRAGAFPISIDMAELEEIARRPETEARAQEIRDEIGNPDKVFLGIDRLDYTKGIGERIKAFFELLNEGELSPEEATFLQVATPSRERVEEYKALRNDVELLVGRVNGAHGRIGRPAMTYLHNSFVRTELAALYRAADVMVVTPLRDGMNLVAKEFIACRYDNTGTLILSEFAGAADELRQALLVNPYDVDGLKQALLQAVRVEPREASRKMRAMRRYLAEHDVDRWANTFLEKLAGRPEL, from the coding sequence ATGACGCCTGGAGTCGCGCCCGACAAGCCCAAACGCCGGCCCGCCATGAAGAGCGCCTTCGTCGTCGTGGCCAACCGCCTCCCCGTGGACCAGACGACCGACCCCGACGGGACCGTACGGTGGCGCCGCAGCCCCGGCGGCCTCGTCACCGCGCTCGAGCCGGTCATGCGGGCCAACAAGGGCGCGTGGATCGGCTGGTCCGGCAGCTCCGACGACGGCGACGAGCGGCAGGAGCCGTTCGACGAGGCCGGCATGCACCTGATTCCGATGCAGCTGACCAGCGACGACGTCGAGGAGTACTACGAGGGCTTCTCCAATGGGACGCTCTGGCCGCTCTACCACGACGTGATCGCCCAGCCGGTCTTCCACCGCGAGTGGTGGGACGCCTACACGAAGGTGAACGAACGGTTCGCCCGCGCCGCCGCGGAGGTCGCCGACGAGGGCGCGGTCGTGTGGGTGCACGACTACCAGCTGCAGCTCGTTCCGGAGATGCTGCGCGCGCTGCGGCCGGATCTGCGGATCGGGTTCTTCCTGCACATCCCGTTCCCGCCGAACGAGCTGTTCGCCCGGCTGCCCTGGCGGCGGCAGATCCTGCGCGGGCTGCTCGGCGCCGACCTGGTCGGCTTCCAGCGGCCGGGTGCCGCGGCGAACTTCCTGCGACTGACCCGCCGGATGCTCGGCCACCAGACCCAGGCGGACCGCGCGATCCTCGCCGACGGGCGGATCGTGCGCGCCGGCGCGTTCCCGATCTCGATCGACATGGCCGAGCTCGAGGAGATCGCGCGCCGGCCGGAGACCGAAGCCCGCGCGCAGGAGATCCGCGACGAGATCGGCAACCCGGACAAGGTGTTCCTCGGCATCGACCGGCTCGACTACACCAAGGGCATCGGCGAACGGATCAAGGCGTTCTTCGAGCTGCTGAACGAGGGCGAGCTGAGTCCGGAGGAGGCGACGTTCCTCCAGGTCGCGACGCCGAGCCGGGAGCGCGTCGAGGAGTACAAGGCACTGCGGAACGACGTCGAGCTGCTCGTCGGCCGCGTCAACGGCGCGCACGGCCGCATCGGGCGGCCGGCGATGACGTACCTGCACAACTCCTTCGTCCGCACCGAGCTCGCGGCGCTCTACCGCGCGGCCGACGTGATGGTCGTGACGCCCTTGCGGGACGGGATGAACCTGGTCGCGAAGGAGTTCATCGCCTGCCGGTACGACAACACCGGCACGCTGATCCTGTCCGAGTTCGCCGGCGCGGCGGACGAGTTGCGGCAGGCTTTGCTCGTGAATCCGTATGACGTCGACGGGCTGAAGCAGGCGCTGCTGCAGGCCGTCCGCGTCGAACCACGGGAGGCGAGCCGGAAGATGCGGGCGATGCGTAGGTACCTGGCCGAGCACGATGTCGACCGGTGGGCCAATACGTTCCTCGAGAAGCTGGCCGGAAGGCCCGAGCTGTGA
- a CDS encoding Gfo/Idh/MocA family protein — protein sequence MSRRIRWGVVATGNIAGVFTRELGLLPDHEVVAVGSRSKRRAERFALHWNVPNAYGSYQEVVDDPDVDVVYVATPHSDHLETTRYALERSKPVLCEKAFTVNAKEAKELIDLARSNNTFLMEAMWMRCNPLHLRLKDLVNSGDLGEPRQVKAELGFVAEYDPKGRLFAPDLAGGALLDVGVYPIAFAHHLLGAPQTVHATAAKAPTGVDASVGVLLGYESGAVATCVGSLDATLPGQATFAGTEGWVELDRSFHDTNRFVVHRPGKDPEPVTVELLGVGYTYEALEVARCLAAGLVESPLVTHADTLAVMEVLDTVRDQIGVRYPNDEDVR from the coding sequence ATGTCGCGGCGGATCCGCTGGGGAGTCGTCGCTACCGGCAACATCGCCGGCGTCTTCACAAGAGAGCTCGGCCTCCTGCCCGACCACGAGGTCGTGGCGGTCGGGTCGCGCAGCAAGCGCCGCGCCGAGAGGTTCGCGCTGCACTGGAACGTGCCGAACGCGTACGGCAGCTACCAGGAGGTCGTGGACGACCCGGACGTCGACGTCGTGTACGTCGCCACGCCGCACTCCGACCACCTCGAGACCACGCGGTACGCGCTCGAGCGGAGCAAACCCGTCCTCTGCGAGAAGGCCTTCACGGTCAACGCCAAAGAGGCCAAGGAGCTCATCGACCTCGCGCGCAGCAACAACACGTTCCTCATGGAAGCCATGTGGATGCGTTGCAACCCGCTCCATCTCAGGCTCAAGGACCTGGTCAACAGCGGCGACCTCGGCGAGCCCAGGCAGGTGAAGGCCGAGCTCGGGTTCGTCGCCGAGTACGACCCCAAGGGCCGGCTCTTCGCCCCCGACCTCGCCGGTGGCGCACTGCTCGACGTCGGCGTCTACCCGATCGCGTTCGCCCACCACCTGCTGGGCGCACCACAAACCGTCCACGCCACCGCGGCGAAAGCGCCGACCGGCGTCGACGCGAGCGTCGGCGTGCTGCTCGGGTACGAGAGCGGCGCCGTCGCCACCTGCGTCGGCAGCCTCGACGCCACCCTGCCCGGCCAGGCGACGTTCGCCGGCACGGAGGGCTGGGTCGAGCTGGACCGCAGCTTCCACGACACCAACCGGTTCGTCGTGCACCGGCCGGGTAAGGACCCGGAGCCGGTCACGGTCGAGCTGCTGGGGGTCGGCTACACGTACGAGGCACTCGAGGTTGCTCGGTGTCTCGCTGCAGGACTCGTCGAGAGCCCGCTCGTCACCCACGCGGACACGCTCGCGGTGATGGAGGTTCTCGACACCGTCCGGGACCAGATCGGTGTCCGGTACCCGAACGACGAGGACGTGCGATGA
- a CDS encoding fructosamine kinase family protein gives MDLDDRASHPAGVFLGRPFSLFAKLGVAAQVAAELRGLSLIRSRSSVATPLPVGGGLIPLDDGALLVLEAVPEVPRAARSVAHWRSIGLALAGLHDVADVTFGLAAFDGFFGPLPQSNVLVPSAVWVDFYAERRLLPNLRAAVDAGTLPPSLARAVERLVGRQPLLCGPEPRPALLHGDAQQNNFLTTASSAYVIDPCPYFGHPEVDLALLDYFEPVPEAVFDGYRERRGIDPDFPERRELWRLFAYLAVIAVDGTSTFGRPFVDRLAAALTSYR, from the coding sequence GTGGATCTGGACGACCGTGCGTCGCATCCTGCCGGGGTGTTTCTGGGGCGTCCGTTCTCCTTGTTCGCCAAGCTGGGGGTGGCTGCTCAGGTTGCGGCTGAGCTGCGCGGACTCTCGCTGATCCGGTCTCGTTCGTCGGTGGCGACGCCTTTGCCGGTCGGTGGGGGTTTGATCCCGCTCGACGACGGCGCTCTGCTGGTGCTCGAGGCGGTCCCGGAGGTGCCTCGGGCGGCGCGATCTGTGGCGCATTGGCGGTCGATCGGGTTGGCGCTCGCGGGCTTGCACGACGTGGCGGATGTCACGTTCGGGCTGGCGGCGTTCGACGGCTTCTTCGGCCCGTTGCCGCAGTCCAACGTTCTGGTGCCGTCCGCGGTGTGGGTTGACTTCTACGCCGAGCGCCGACTGTTGCCGAACCTGCGCGCAGCGGTCGACGCCGGCACTCTGCCGCCCTCGCTGGCTCGGGCTGTCGAACGGCTGGTGGGCCGGCAGCCGCTTCTGTGCGGCCCCGAACCGCGCCCGGCACTGCTGCACGGCGACGCGCAGCAGAACAACTTCCTCACCACCGCGAGCTCGGCGTATGTGATCGACCCTTGCCCGTACTTCGGCCATCCCGAGGTCGACCTGGCGCTGCTCGACTACTTCGAACCGGTGCCGGAGGCGGTCTTCGACGGCTACCGCGAACGCCGCGGGATCGACCCGGACTTCCCGGAGCGCCGCGAACTCTGGCGCCTCTTCGCCTACCTGGCCGTCATCGCCGTCGACGGCACCTCGACGTTCGGCCGCCCGTTCGTCGACCGCCTTGCCGCCGCCCTCACCTCATACCGCTAG
- a CDS encoding type IV toxin-antitoxin system AbiEi family antitoxin, translated as MDPTLTELRGQLDQLGIALVEHRDAPEQATVRLVRGRSEQTYALLAGSTIRLTEASSAHADHPLLVFTTTVSPRTADSFRRAKIHYLDLAGNAWLQFGDVFIDVRGRSSGSGASTRGSGNLFSRGGAQVLFALLAWPQLWQGPQRELARTAGVSVGQANLTLRLLTDAGYDKDRAARGPADLLDLWAAAFPTGLAKRIALAEYEGDLSRLTRVEDEDPVLVNTAGLDSAVFASGESAAREMIRPATLTLYVPELDPHLAIKNRWRVGDHANVFIRRKFWNAPDEGDSPLTGLRQAPWPLVYADLASSEDARVRNAAREWRARFA; from the coding sequence ATGGACCCCACGTTGACCGAGCTTCGCGGGCAGCTCGACCAGCTCGGCATCGCCCTCGTCGAGCATCGCGACGCGCCTGAGCAGGCGACAGTGCGCCTCGTTCGCGGGCGGTCCGAGCAGACGTACGCCCTCCTCGCCGGGTCAACGATCCGCCTTACCGAGGCGTCGTCTGCTCACGCAGACCATCCGCTGCTGGTCTTCACCACAACCGTTTCACCCCGAACCGCTGACAGCTTCCGTCGCGCCAAGATCCATTACCTCGATCTGGCCGGCAACGCGTGGCTGCAGTTCGGCGATGTCTTCATCGATGTACGCGGACGGTCGAGCGGCTCTGGAGCGAGTACTCGTGGTTCAGGGAACCTCTTCAGCCGGGGAGGCGCTCAGGTCCTTTTCGCCCTACTGGCCTGGCCGCAGCTCTGGCAGGGACCACAGAGAGAGCTCGCAAGGACGGCTGGAGTGTCGGTCGGGCAAGCCAACCTCACATTGCGCTTGCTCACGGACGCCGGCTACGACAAGGATCGCGCCGCGCGTGGACCAGCGGACCTTCTCGACCTCTGGGCAGCGGCGTTCCCGACCGGGCTGGCGAAGCGCATCGCACTAGCGGAGTACGAGGGTGACCTCTCCCGACTGACAAGGGTCGAGGACGAAGACCCCGTACTCGTGAACACAGCCGGTCTCGACAGCGCTGTCTTCGCGAGCGGTGAGAGCGCTGCCAGAGAGATGATCCGCCCTGCGACGTTGACGCTCTACGTTCCGGAACTCGATCCGCACCTGGCGATCAAGAACCGCTGGCGCGTAGGCGACCACGCGAACGTCTTCATCCGCCGAAAGTTCTGGAACGCTCCCGACGAAGGCGACAGTCCCCTTACTGGCCTGCGCCAAGCGCCCTGGCCACTGGTGTACGCGGACCTGGCGAGCAGCGAGGACGCACGGGTCCGCAACGCGGCCCGAGAGTGGAGGGCCAGGTTTGCTTGA